A region from the Metopolophium dirhodum isolate CAU chromosome 9, ASM1992520v1, whole genome shotgun sequence genome encodes:
- the LOC132952247 gene encoding cuticle protein 7-like has translation MATKLIMFVALFGHLAFAYPPTEYKSYDADHYDHAPKPYHFEYGVKDLHTHDIKSQHEVSDGHGNVKGSYRLVEPDGSTRVVEYTADHEHGFNAVVKKIDAPHHHSEYSDTTDYHHHESLHPYEQSSYNKFY, from the exons ATGGCTACAAAG TTGATTATGTTTGTCGCTTTGTTCGGGCACTTGGCCTTTGCGTATCCACCCACCGAGTACAAAAGTTACGACGCCGACCACTACGATCACGCTCCGAAGCCATATCATTTCGAGTACGGTGTGAAAGATCTTCACACACACGACATCAAGAGCCAACACGAGGTGAGCGACGGTCACGGTAACGTCAAAGGATCGTACCGCCTCGTGGAACCCGACGGTTCCACCCGCGTGGTCGAGTATACCGCTGACCACGAACACGGTTTCAACGCCGTCGTCAAGAAGATCGACGCACCCCATCACCACAGCGAGTACTCAGACACCACAGACTACCATCATCACGAGTCACTTCACCCATACGAACAATCGTCGTACAACAAGTTTTACTGA